Proteins encoded in a region of the Ranitomeya imitator isolate aRanImi1 chromosome 9, aRanImi1.pri, whole genome shotgun sequence genome:
- the CHST8 gene encoding carbohydrate sulfotransferase 8, translating to MRLTYMFSFILLFGVTGLVVFIHLQDPVEMVTQQGLAAGVKFEFALHQSKKDCTSSNQYGTSIEAAAKQLLNINQDVPLYPPYQHPASLHSASRRHKKTIFLRRDNTIYAEKKILKKRKHFLLKETPILMPLNGSAVDLMPLDYEDLNGKWRKLYEVQRQRKKLMHDICLKYKSGSRRIITPYHVSRIFVEDKHKILYCEVPKAGCSNWKRVLMVLNGLASSTKDIPHNTVHYGNYLKRLDSFDRKGIFNRLNTYKKMIFVRQPFERLVSAFRDKFEHANNYYHPVFGKAIISKYRRNATREALRTGSGVQFKEFIQYLLDVHRPVGMDIHWDHVSKLCSPCLIDYDFIGKFESMEDDANFLLHLIGAPENLTFPSFKDRHSNEERTTSKITQQYFAQLSPLERQRTYDFYYMDYQMFNYSKPFEDLY from the exons GCGTAAAGTTTGAATTTGCATTACACCAATCCAAAAAG GACTGTACATCCAGCAATCAATATGGGACTTCAATAGAAGCCGCTGCCAAACAGCTCCTGAACATAAACCAAGACGTGCCGCTGTATCCGCCTTATCAGCACCCGGCTAGTTTACACAGCGCAAGTCGCAGGCACAAAAAGACCATCTTTCTACGGCGAGACAATACGATATacgcggagaaaaagattttaaagAAGAGGAAGCATTTCCTATTGAAAGAGACTCCCATCTTGATGCCCTTGAACGGTTCCGCTGTAGACCTCATGCCCCTGGATTACGAGGACCTCAACGGCAAATGGAGAAAGCTGTATGAGGTTCAAAGGCAACGCAAGAAGCTTATGCACGATATTTGCTTGAAGTACAAGAGCGGCAGCCGGCGGATTATCACCCCTTATCACGTCTCCCGAATCTTCGTAGAAGACAAGCACAAGATACTTTACTGCGAGGTTCCAAAGGCCGGTTGCTCCAACTGGAAACGGGTATTAATGGTCCTCAACGGCTTGGCTTCCTCCACTAAGGACATCCCTCATAACACCGTTCACTACGGGAACTACTTGAAAAGGTTGGACAGTTTTGACCGTAAAGGAATCTTCAACCGTCTTAACACGTACAAGAAGATGATCTTTGTCCGGCAGCCATTCGAGAGGTTGGTCTCCGCTTTCCGGGACAAGTTTGAGCACGCCAATAATTACTACCATCCGGTGTTTGGGAAAGCTATAATTTCTAAATACAGGCGAAACGCCACGAGGGAAGCATTGAGGACAGGCTCCGGCGTGCAGTTCAAAGAGTTTATCCAATACCTGCTGGACGTCCACAGGCCGGTGGGCATGGACATCCATTGGGACCACGTTAGCAAACTTTGCAGTCCCTGCTTGATAGACTACGATTTCATTGGCAAATTTGAGAGCATGGAAGACGATGCTAATTTTCTTCTACACCTCATAGGGGCTCCCGAAAATTTGACGTTTCCCAGTTTTAAAGACAGACATTCCAATGAGGAAAGGACCACTAGTAAAATCACTCAGCAATATTTTGCACAATTGTCCCCGCTGGAAAGACAGCGTACCTATGATTTCTATTACATGGATTATCAAATGTTCAATTACTCCAAACCGTTTGAAGATTTGTATTGA